A DNA window from Phyllopteryx taeniolatus isolate TA_2022b unplaced genomic scaffold, UOR_Ptae_1.2 contig_36, whole genome shotgun sequence contains the following coding sequences:
- the LOC133473711 gene encoding zinc finger protein OZF-like, with amino-acid sequence MLILISLLFSSRQRRAEKRCDRRGKMCARRTAEYDEELRGPKEEEGPKGQRPDAAFDLRPPTDISEDLHTERQKPEPPHIKEEVEAKEVHHIKEEEESISIKKEEEEACAHIKEEEEEEDITKFPWTGVPLKIEGEGQSEASRGAEPPSSSSSQHMKTEGDGEDHCGGSPADGLLAPLSDSDDMTSHPPHTDDDHHNRSEGHMTCPADNKRCKCFQCLKTFANKTILKQHMRTHTGEKPFSCSVCGQRFSMKEHLKRHTRTHTGEKPFSCTVCGKTFIQNTDVKRHARTHTGEKPFSCSVCGQRFSGKKNLTMHTRTHTGEKPFSCTVCGKTFTQQTNLQRHTRTHTGEKPFACTVCGQTFARQTNLKRHTRTHTGERPFSCSVCGQSFSDKGTLTRHTRTHTGEKAFSCSGCGQRFSRKDQVKTHKCAGENSSDQEVFNVNLEKKLNSKFGVTD; translated from the exons ATGTTAATCTTGATATCGTTGCTTTTCTCATCCCGACAACGTAGAGCGGAAAAGCGTTGCGATCGCCGTGGGAAAATGTGCGCGAGGAGGACGGCGGAGTACGACGAGGAACTTCGGGGCccgaaagaggaggaggggccAAAAGGTCAACGACCGGACGCTGCGTTCGATCTGCGGCCTCCAACAG ACATCAGTGAAGATCTTCATACTGAGCGGCAGAagccagagccccctcacattaaagaggaagtggaggccaaagaggtccaccacatcaaagaggaagaggagtccATTTCgattaaaaaagaggaggaagaagcgtgcgcccacatcaaagaggaagaggaggaggaggatatcaccaagtttccatggactggtgtccctttgaagattGAAGgcgaaggtcaaagtgaggcaagcagaggggcggagcctccaagcagcagctcaagtcaacacatgaaaaCCGAAGGTGATGGagaagaccactgtggaggatcaccaGCAGACGGCCTCTTGGCTCCActgtcagatagtgacgacatgacgtcacatcctcctcacactgatgatgatcATCATAACCGGTCTGAAGGTCATATGACATGTCCCGCTGACAACAAACgctgcaaatgttttcagtgtttgaaaacatttgcaaacaagaccattttgaaacaacacatgagaacccacactggagaaaaacctttttcctgctcagtttgtggccaaagattctctatgaaggaacacttaaaaagacacacaagaacccacactggtgagaaacctttttcttgcacagtttgtggtaaaacattcattcagaaTACAGATGTTAAAAGacacgcaagaacacacactggtgagaaacctttttcctgctcggtTTGTGGTCAACGATTCTCTGGTAAGAAAAACTTAACaatgcacacaagaacccacactggtgagaaacctttttcctgcacagtttgtggtaaaacattcacTCAGCAGACAAATTTACAAAGACACacgagaacgcacactggtgagaaaccttttgcctgcacagtttgtggtcaaacattCGCTCGGCAGacaaatttaaaaagacacacaagaacgcacaccgGTGAGagacctttttcctgctccgtTTGCGGTCAGAGCTTCTCTGACAAGGGAACCttgacaagacacacaagaacccacactggtgagaaagcTTTTTCCTGCTCGGGCTGCGGCCAGAGATTCTCTCGTAAGGATCAGgttaagacacacaagtgtgctggtgagaatagCAGTGATCAAGAAGTTTTTAATGtcaatcttgaaaaaaaactaaatagtaAATTCGGTGTTACTGACTGA
- the LOC133473707 gene encoding oocyte zinc finger protein XlCOF8.4-like isoform X3 — MCARGTAEYDEELWGPKEEEEPKGQLLDSVFNLQPRIVLRRARDRKLSCGQKRTTQIRHQDIGKDLQPERQEPQPPHIKEEEEDEEVHHIREEEELETSPIKKEEAEERPHIKQEEEEEISKFSTGVPLKSEGDGQTEESKGAEPPSSSSSQHMTTEGDGDPDAGSQPDGLFAPLSDSDGMMSQSPNTDESYDDKQSEGDMEIPTDNKQWKCSQFGKTFADKKALKITHTGEKPFACSFCSKRFTQKGTLKIHTRTHTGEKPFSCSVCGQRFTQKGDLKIHARTHTGEKPFVCSVCGQRFTYEGQFKIHTRAHTGEKPFSCSVCGQRFSQKKTFKIHTRTHTGCPGSPLEMVIREGLRVESVLLRIERSQMRWLGHLIRMPPGRLPGEVYRARPTGRRPRVRPRTRSRLDASGSHRKSRMKWLGRWKSGRRCKTYCPP; from the exons atgtgcgcGAGGGGGACGGCGGAGTACGACGAGGAACTGTGGGGTccgaaagaggaggaggagccaaAAGGTCAACTACTGGACTCCGTGTTCAATCTGCAGCCTCGAATTGTGCTGCGCAGAGCAA GAGACCGAAAACTGAGTTGCGGACAGAAAAGAACAACACAAATACGACACCAAG ACATCGGTAAAGATCTTCAACCTGAGCGGCAGGAGCCAcagccccctcacattaaagaggaagaggaggatgaagaggtccACCACATCAGAGAGGAAGAGGAACTGGAGACCAGTcccattaaaaaagaggaggCAGAAGAGCGCCCCCacatcaaacaggaagaggaggaggagatcagcaagttttcaactggtgtccctttgaagagtgaaggtGACGGTCAAACAGAAGAGAGCaaaggggcggagcctccaagcagcagctcaagtcaacacatgacaacagaaggtgatggagaccccGATGCAGGATCACAACCAGATGGCCTCTTcgctccactatcagatagtgatGGCATGATGTCACAATCTCCGAACACTGATGAAAGTTATGATGATAAACAGTCTGAAGGTGATATGGAAATTcccactgacaacaaacaatggaaatgttctcagtttGGGAAAACCTTTGCTGACAAGAAGGCTTTGAAGataacacacactggagagaaaccttttgcctgctcattttgcagtaaaagattcactcagaagggaaccttgaaaatacacacaagaacgcatactggagagaaacctttttcctgctcagtttgtggtcagagattcactcagaagggagaTTTGAAAATACAcgcaagaacccacactggcgagaaaccttttgtctgctcagtttgcggtcaaagattcacttATGAGGGCCAattcaaaatacacacaagagcgcacactggagagaaacctttttcctgctcagtttgtggccaaagattctcacAGAAGAAAACcttcaaaatacacacaagaacccacactg ggtgtccgggctctcccttagagatggtcatccgggaggggctcagagtagagtctgtgctcctccgcatcgagaggagccagatgaggtggctcgggcatctgattcggatgcctcccggacgcctccctggtgaggtgtaccgggcacgtcccaccgggaggagaccccgggtacgacccaggacacgctccCGGCTGGATGCCTCTggatcccaccggaagagcaggatgaagtggctggggagatggaagtctgggcgtcgctGCAAAACCTACTgccccccgtga
- the LOC133473707 gene encoding gastrula zinc finger protein XlCGF57.1-like isoform X1: MCARGTAEYDEELWGPKEEEEPKGQLLDSVFNLQPRIVLRRARDRKLSCGQKRTTQIRHQDIGKDLQPERQEPQPPHIKEEEEDEEVHHIREEEELETSPIKKEEAEERPHIKQEEEEEISKFSTGVPLKSEGDGQTEESKGAEPPSSSSSQHMTTEGDGDPDAGSQPDGLFAPLSDSDGMMSQSPNTDESYDDKQSEGDMEIPTDNKQWKCSQFGKTFADKKALKITHTGEKPFACSFCSKRFTQKGTLKIHTRTHTGEKPFSCSVCGQRFTQKGDLKIHARTHTGEKPFVCSVCGQRFTYEGQFKIHTRAHTGEKPFSCSVCGQRFSQKKTFKIHTRTHTGEKPFSCSVCSKRFTQKGQLKVHSRTHTGEKPFSCSVCGQRFSVKGSLKRHTATHTGEKPFSCSVCGQRFTQKGDLKIHTRTHTGEKPFACSGCSKRFTRKGDLNIHTRTHTGEKPFSCSDCGKKFTQKGALKVHSRTHTGENRFFLLTL; the protein is encoded by the exons atgtgcgcGAGGGGGACGGCGGAGTACGACGAGGAACTGTGGGGTccgaaagaggaggaggagccaaAAGGTCAACTACTGGACTCCGTGTTCAATCTGCAGCCTCGAATTGTGCTGCGCAGAGCAA GAGACCGAAAACTGAGTTGCGGACAGAAAAGAACAACACAAATACGACACCAAG ACATCGGTAAAGATCTTCAACCTGAGCGGCAGGAGCCAcagccccctcacattaaagaggaagaggaggatgaagaggtccACCACATCAGAGAGGAAGAGGAACTGGAGACCAGTcccattaaaaaagaggaggCAGAAGAGCGCCCCCacatcaaacaggaagaggaggaggagatcagcaagttttcaactggtgtccctttgaagagtgaaggtGACGGTCAAACAGAAGAGAGCaaaggggcggagcctccaagcagcagctcaagtcaacacatgacaacagaaggtgatggagaccccGATGCAGGATCACAACCAGATGGCCTCTTcgctccactatcagatagtgatGGCATGATGTCACAATCTCCGAACACTGATGAAAGTTATGATGATAAACAGTCTGAAGGTGATATGGAAATTcccactgacaacaaacaatggaaatgttctcagtttGGGAAAACCTTTGCTGACAAGAAGGCTTTGAAGataacacacactggagagaaaccttttgcctgctcattttgcagtaaaagattcactcagaagggaaccttgaaaatacacacaagaacgcatactggagagaaacctttttcctgctcagtttgtggtcagagattcactcagaagggagaTTTGAAAATACAcgcaagaacccacactggcgagaaaccttttgtctgctcagtttgcggtcaaagattcacttATGAGGGCCAattcaaaatacacacaagagcgcacactggagagaaacctttttcctgctcagtttgtggccaaagattctcacAGAAGAAAACcttcaaaatacacacaagaacccacactggtgagaaacctttttcgtgCTCCGTTTGCAGTAAAAGATTTACTCAAAAGGGACAATTAAAAGTGCactcaagaacccacactggtgagaaacctttttcctgctcagtttgtggtcaaagattctctgtaaagggaagcttaaaaagacacacagcgacacacactggtgagaaacctttttcctgctcagtttgcggtcaaagattcactcagaagggagatttaaaaatacacaccagaacacacactggagagaaaccttttgcctgctcaggtTGCAGTAAAAGATTCACGAGGAAGGGAGATTTAaacatacacacaagaacccacactggtgagaaacctttttcctgctcagattgtggtaaaaaattcactcagaagggagcCTTAAAAGTACactcaagaacccacactggtgagaaccGTTTTTTTCTGCTCACTTTGTGA
- the LOC133473707 gene encoding gastrula zinc finger protein XlCGF57.1-like isoform X2, producing MCARGTAEYDEELWGPKEEEEPKGQLLDSVFNLQPRIVLRRANIGKDLQPERQEPQPPHIKEEEEDEEVHHIREEEELETSPIKKEEAEERPHIKQEEEEEISKFSTGVPLKSEGDGQTEESKGAEPPSSSSSQHMTTEGDGDPDAGSQPDGLFAPLSDSDGMMSQSPNTDESYDDKQSEGDMEIPTDNKQWKCSQFGKTFADKKALKITHTGEKPFACSFCSKRFTQKGTLKIHTRTHTGEKPFSCSVCGQRFTQKGDLKIHARTHTGEKPFVCSVCGQRFTYEGQFKIHTRAHTGEKPFSCSVCGQRFSQKKTFKIHTRTHTGEKPFSCSVCSKRFTQKGQLKVHSRTHTGEKPFSCSVCGQRFSVKGSLKRHTATHTGEKPFSCSVCGQRFTQKGDLKIHTRTHTGEKPFACSGCSKRFTRKGDLNIHTRTHTGEKPFSCSDCGKKFTQKGALKVHSRTHTGENRFFLLTL from the exons atgtgcgcGAGGGGGACGGCGGAGTACGACGAGGAACTGTGGGGTccgaaagaggaggaggagccaaAAGGTCAACTACTGGACTCCGTGTTCAATCTGCAGCCTCGAATTGTGCTGCGCAGAGCAA ACATCGGTAAAGATCTTCAACCTGAGCGGCAGGAGCCAcagccccctcacattaaagaggaagaggaggatgaagaggtccACCACATCAGAGAGGAAGAGGAACTGGAGACCAGTcccattaaaaaagaggaggCAGAAGAGCGCCCCCacatcaaacaggaagaggaggaggagatcagcaagttttcaactggtgtccctttgaagagtgaaggtGACGGTCAAACAGAAGAGAGCaaaggggcggagcctccaagcagcagctcaagtcaacacatgacaacagaaggtgatggagaccccGATGCAGGATCACAACCAGATGGCCTCTTcgctccactatcagatagtgatGGCATGATGTCACAATCTCCGAACACTGATGAAAGTTATGATGATAAACAGTCTGAAGGTGATATGGAAATTcccactgacaacaaacaatggaaatgttctcagtttGGGAAAACCTTTGCTGACAAGAAGGCTTTGAAGataacacacactggagagaaaccttttgcctgctcattttgcagtaaaagattcactcagaagggaaccttgaaaatacacacaagaacgcatactggagagaaacctttttcctgctcagtttgtggtcagagattcactcagaagggagaTTTGAAAATACAcgcaagaacccacactggcgagaaaccttttgtctgctcagtttgcggtcaaagattcacttATGAGGGCCAattcaaaatacacacaagagcgcacactggagagaaacctttttcctgctcagtttgtggccaaagattctcacAGAAGAAAACcttcaaaatacacacaagaacccacactggtgagaaacctttttcgtgCTCCGTTTGCAGTAAAAGATTTACTCAAAAGGGACAATTAAAAGTGCactcaagaacccacactggtgagaaacctttttcctgctcagtttgtggtcaaagattctctgtaaagggaagcttaaaaagacacacagcgacacacactggtgagaaacctttttcctgctcagtttgcggtcaaagattcactcagaagggagatttaaaaatacacaccagaacacacactggagagaaaccttttgcctgctcaggtTGCAGTAAAAGATTCACGAGGAAGGGAGATTTAaacatacacacaagaacccacactggtgagaaacctttttcctgctcagattgtggtaaaaaattcactcagaagggagcCTTAAAAGTACactcaagaacccacactggtgagaaccGTTTTTTTCTGCTCACTTTGTGA
- the LOC133473705 gene encoding gastrula zinc finger protein XlCGF57.1-like isoform X2, which yields MDTAIKGVSENLRPEQQEPENPHIKEEEEDRELHPTKEEEEDFLRSKEEEHEEVIRVPLTGVPLKSEDEGQSEESRGAEPPSSSSSQHMTTEGDGEDHCGGSQADGLLAPLSDGDDMTSHSSDYDDDEESEAHKTSHTDNKCWKCYQCAKTFPCKSNLKRHVKIHTGKKDYACSDCGKRFCAKEHLARHARIHTGEKPFCCADCGKRFSRKGALTTHSKTHTGEKPFSCSVCGQRFSVKGTLKVHTRTHTGEKPFSCSVCGQRFSVKGTLKIHTRTHTGEKPFACTVCGQTFSVKRSLTKHTKTHAREKPFASSVCGQSFSVKETLTKHTTTHTGAKPFACSVCGQRFLAKRALNRHTRIHTGEKPLSCFVCGQRFLNKGTLTIHLQTHVGEKPFAWAVCGQRFSQKGNFKKHTRTHTGEKPFSCSVCGQRFSAKGTLKSHTRTHTGEKPFVCSVCGQRFSQKGNLTKHTRTHTGEKPFSCSACGQRFSHKYPSQNHKCVGENSSDRCRTRLSSQQASSVHAPRMIVFCAPTSPVDKC from the exons ATGGACACTGCAATTAAAG GCGTGAGTGAAAATCTTCGTCCGGAGCAGCAGGAGCCAGAGaaccctcacattaaagaggaagaggaggatagAGAGCTTCATCCcacaaaagaggaggaggaagacttCCTACGCAGTAAAGAGGAAGAGCACGAGGAAGTCATCAGGGTTCCTTTGACGGGTGTCCCGTTGAAGAGcgaagatgaaggtcaaagtgaggagagcagaggggcggagcctccaagcagcagctcaagtcaacacatgacaaccgAAGGCGATGGggaagaccactgtggaggatcacaggcagacggcctcttagctccactgtcagatggtgacgacatgacgtcacactcttctgactatgatgatgatgaagagtcAGAAGCTCATAAGACaagtcacactgacaacaaatgcTGGAAATGTTATCAGTGCGCGAAAACGTTTCCTTGCAAGTCGAATTTGAAACGACACGTGAAAATACACACCGGGAAGAAGGATTATGCCTGCTCcgattgtggtaaaagattctgcGCTAAGGAGCACTTGGCAAGACACGCGAGAATTCACacgggagagaaacctttttgctGTGCCGATTGTGGGAAAAGATTCTCTCGAAAGGGAGCTTTGACAACGCACTCAAAAACgcacacaggagagaaacctttttcctgctcagtgtgtggtcAACGTTTCTCTGTgaagggaaccttaaaagttcacacaagaacgcacactggggagaaacctttctCTTGCTCggtttgcggtcaaagattctctgtgaagggaaccttaaaaattcacacaagaacgcacactggtgagaaaccttttgcctgcacaGTTTGCGGTCAAACATTCTCTGTCAAAAGAAGtttgacaaaacacacaaaaacccaTGCtagagagaaaccttttgcctccTCAGTGTGTGGTCAAAGTTTCTCTGTAAAAGAAACCTTGACAAAACATACAACCACCCACACTGGAgcgaaaccttttgcctgctcggtTTGCGGTCAGAGATTCTTAGCAAAGCGAGCTTTAAACCGTCACACAAGgatacacactggtgagaaacctttatCCTGCttcgtttgtggtcaaagattcctTAATAAGGGAACTTTAACAATACACCTACAAACGCACGTTGGGGAAAAACCCTTTGCTTGggcagtttgtggtcaaaggttctctcagaagggaaactttaaaaagcacacaaggacgcacactggagagaaacctttttcctgctcagtttgtggtcaaagattctctgcgaagggaaccttaaaaagtcacacaagaacccacactggagagaaaccttttgtctgctccgtttgtggtcaaagattctctcagaagggaaacttgacaaaacacacaagaacccacactggagagaaaccattttcctgctctgcttgtggccaaagattctctcacaaGTATCCGTCTCAGAATCACAAGTGTGTTGGTGAGAATAGCAGCGATCGATGTAGGACTCGCCTCTCGTCTCAGCAGGCTTCATCCGTTCACGCACCAAGGATGATTGTATTCTGTGCACCGACTTCTCCTGTGGACAAGTGTTGA
- the LOC133473705 gene encoding gastrula zinc finger protein XlCGF57.1-like isoform X1 has translation MFELQPPSSEDPGSIPGPVPAWLCKRTSMLRIDLSCQKGVSENLRPEQQEPENPHIKEEEEDRELHPTKEEEEDFLRSKEEEHEEVIRVPLTGVPLKSEDEGQSEESRGAEPPSSSSSQHMTTEGDGEDHCGGSQADGLLAPLSDGDDMTSHSSDYDDDEESEAHKTSHTDNKCWKCYQCAKTFPCKSNLKRHVKIHTGKKDYACSDCGKRFCAKEHLARHARIHTGEKPFCCADCGKRFSRKGALTTHSKTHTGEKPFSCSVCGQRFSVKGTLKVHTRTHTGEKPFSCSVCGQRFSVKGTLKIHTRTHTGEKPFACTVCGQTFSVKRSLTKHTKTHAREKPFASSVCGQSFSVKETLTKHTTTHTGAKPFACSVCGQRFLAKRALNRHTRIHTGEKPLSCFVCGQRFLNKGTLTIHLQTHVGEKPFAWAVCGQRFSQKGNFKKHTRTHTGEKPFSCSVCGQRFSAKGTLKSHTRTHTGEKPFVCSVCGQRFSQKGNLTKHTRTHTGEKPFSCSACGQRFSHKYPSQNHKCVGENSSDRCRTRLSSQQASSVHAPRMIVFCAPTSPVDKC, from the exons ATGTTCGAGCttcagcctcccagttctgaggacccgggttcaatccccggccccgtgcctgcgtggctttgcAAGAGGACATCGATGCTGAGAATTGATCTGAGCTGCCAGAAAG GCGTGAGTGAAAATCTTCGTCCGGAGCAGCAGGAGCCAGAGaaccctcacattaaagaggaagaggaggatagAGAGCTTCATCCcacaaaagaggaggaggaagacttCCTACGCAGTAAAGAGGAAGAGCACGAGGAAGTCATCAGGGTTCCTTTGACGGGTGTCCCGTTGAAGAGcgaagatgaaggtcaaagtgaggagagcagaggggcggagcctccaagcagcagctcaagtcaacacatgacaaccgAAGGCGATGGggaagaccactgtggaggatcacaggcagacggcctcttagctccactgtcagatggtgacgacatgacgtcacactcttctgactatgatgatgatgaagagtcAGAAGCTCATAAGACaagtcacactgacaacaaatgcTGGAAATGTTATCAGTGCGCGAAAACGTTTCCTTGCAAGTCGAATTTGAAACGACACGTGAAAATACACACCGGGAAGAAGGATTATGCCTGCTCcgattgtggtaaaagattctgcGCTAAGGAGCACTTGGCAAGACACGCGAGAATTCACacgggagagaaacctttttgctGTGCCGATTGTGGGAAAAGATTCTCTCGAAAGGGAGCTTTGACAACGCACTCAAAAACgcacacaggagagaaacctttttcctgctcagtgtgtggtcAACGTTTCTCTGTgaagggaaccttaaaagttcacacaagaacgcacactggggagaaacctttctCTTGCTCggtttgcggtcaaagattctctgtgaagggaaccttaaaaattcacacaagaacgcacactggtgagaaaccttttgcctgcacaGTTTGCGGTCAAACATTCTCTGTCAAAAGAAGtttgacaaaacacacaaaaacccaTGCtagagagaaaccttttgcctccTCAGTGTGTGGTCAAAGTTTCTCTGTAAAAGAAACCTTGACAAAACATACAACCACCCACACTGGAgcgaaaccttttgcctgctcggtTTGCGGTCAGAGATTCTTAGCAAAGCGAGCTTTAAACCGTCACACAAGgatacacactggtgagaaacctttatCCTGCttcgtttgtggtcaaagattcctTAATAAGGGAACTTTAACAATACACCTACAAACGCACGTTGGGGAAAAACCCTTTGCTTGggcagtttgtggtcaaaggttctctcagaagggaaactttaaaaagcacacaaggacgcacactggagagaaacctttttcctgctcagtttgtggtcaaagattctctgcgaagggaaccttaaaaagtcacacaagaacccacactggagagaaaccttttgtctgctccgtttgtggtcaaagattctctcagaagggaaacttgacaaaacacacaagaacccacactggagagaaaccattttcctgctctgcttgtggccaaagattctctcacaaGTATCCGTCTCAGAATCACAAGTGTGTTGGTGAGAATAGCAGCGATCGATGTAGGACTCGCCTCTCGTCTCAGCAGGCTTCATCCGTTCACGCACCAAGGATGATTGTATTCTGTGCACCGACTTCTCCTGTGGACAAGTGTTGA
- the LOC133473705 gene encoding gastrula zinc finger protein XlCGF57.1-like isoform X3: MTTEGDGEDHCGGSQADGLLAPLSDGDDMTSHSSDYDDDEESEAHKTSHTDNKCWKCYQCAKTFPCKSNLKRHVKIHTGKKDYACSDCGKRFCAKEHLARHARIHTGEKPFCCADCGKRFSRKGALTTHSKTHTGEKPFSCSVCGQRFSVKGTLKVHTRTHTGEKPFSCSVCGQRFSVKGTLKIHTRTHTGEKPFACTVCGQTFSVKRSLTKHTKTHAREKPFASSVCGQSFSVKETLTKHTTTHTGAKPFACSVCGQRFLAKRALNRHTRIHTGEKPLSCFVCGQRFLNKGTLTIHLQTHVGEKPFAWAVCGQRFSQKGNFKKHTRTHTGEKPFSCSVCGQRFSAKGTLKSHTRTHTGEKPFVCSVCGQRFSQKGNLTKHTRTHTGEKPFSCSACGQRFSHKYPSQNHKCVGENSSDRCRTRLSSQQASSVHAPRMIVFCAPTSPVDKC, encoded by the coding sequence atgacaaccgAAGGCGATGGggaagaccactgtggaggatcacaggcagacggcctcttagctccactgtcagatggtgacgacatgacgtcacactcttctgactatgatgatgatgaagagtcAGAAGCTCATAAGACaagtcacactgacaacaaatgcTGGAAATGTTATCAGTGCGCGAAAACGTTTCCTTGCAAGTCGAATTTGAAACGACACGTGAAAATACACACCGGGAAGAAGGATTATGCCTGCTCcgattgtggtaaaagattctgcGCTAAGGAGCACTTGGCAAGACACGCGAGAATTCACacgggagagaaacctttttgctGTGCCGATTGTGGGAAAAGATTCTCTCGAAAGGGAGCTTTGACAACGCACTCAAAAACgcacacaggagagaaacctttttcctgctcagtgtgtggtcAACGTTTCTCTGTgaagggaaccttaaaagttcacacaagaacgcacactggggagaaacctttctCTTGCTCggtttgcggtcaaagattctctgtgaagggaaccttaaaaattcacacaagaacgcacactggtgagaaaccttttgcctgcacaGTTTGCGGTCAAACATTCTCTGTCAAAAGAAGtttgacaaaacacacaaaaacccaTGCtagagagaaaccttttgcctccTCAGTGTGTGGTCAAAGTTTCTCTGTAAAAGAAACCTTGACAAAACATACAACCACCCACACTGGAgcgaaaccttttgcctgctcggtTTGCGGTCAGAGATTCTTAGCAAAGCGAGCTTTAAACCGTCACACAAGgatacacactggtgagaaacctttatCCTGCttcgtttgtggtcaaagattcctTAATAAGGGAACTTTAACAATACACCTACAAACGCACGTTGGGGAAAAACCCTTTGCTTGggcagtttgtggtcaaaggttctctcagaagggaaactttaaaaagcacacaaggacgcacactggagagaaacctttttcctgctcagtttgtggtcaaagattctctgcgaagggaaccttaaaaagtcacacaagaacccacactggagagaaaccttttgtctgctccgtttgtggtcaaagattctctcagaagggaaacttgacaaaacacacaagaacccacactggagagaaaccattttcctgctctgcttgtggccaaagattctctcacaaGTATCCGTCTCAGAATCACAAGTGTGTTGGTGAGAATAGCAGCGATCGATGTAGGACTCGCCTCTCGTCTCAGCAGGCTTCATCCGTTCACGCACCAAGGATGATTGTATTCTGTGCACCGACTTCTCCTGTGGACAAGTGTTGA